The following are from one region of the Lytechinus variegatus isolate NC3 chromosome 4, Lvar_3.0, whole genome shotgun sequence genome:
- the LOC121412936 gene encoding uncharacterized protein LOC121412936: MALLALPQISPPGMKKVGKRSMRCSRAESSKAFINIGPVGTNLPEYLENCQQKQSFVLALGDILKPEQVFVIYGGAALEAMSLIHRVDLCHGGFIAKNVEGGLNQPPSLFRVKAIYILWVNYPWEAANTYDFLQKVIYKMDDGNPNCKTTTPSSTISLRLTSLIFHHRVLGMEWCKKLAIDCKSFSGTGLINH; the protein is encoded by the exons ATGGCACTTCTTGCGCTTCCTCAAATCTCGCCTCCAGGAATGAAGAAGGTGGGGAAGCGTAGTATGAGATGCAGCAGGGCAGAATCATCCAAAGCCTTCATCAACATCGGCCca gtGGGGACAAACCTTCCAGAGTACCTGGAGAACTGCCAGCAAAAGCAATCTTTTGTGCTCGCCCTTGGGGACATCCTCAAGCCTGAGCAAGTGTTCGTTATTTACGGTGGTGCTGCCTTGGAAGCAATGTCCCTCATTCACAGAGTGGACCTttgc cacggcggatttatcgcgaaaaatgtcgagggggggctgaatcagccccccagtctttttagggttaaggccATCTATATTCTGTGGGTAAATTATCCTTGGGAGGCAGCCAACACTTATGACTTTCTGCAGAAAGTCATTTACAAGATGGATGATGGAAACCCCAACTGCAAGACCACAACGCCATCTAGTACCATTTCCCTTAGGCTTACATCTCTAATTTTTCATCATAGAGTCCTAGGCATGGAGTggtgcaagaaacttgcaattgattgcaagtcatTTTCAGGTACCGGCCTAATCAATCATTAA